A DNA window from Streptomyces parvus contains the following coding sequences:
- a CDS encoding NAD(P)H-binding protein, which yields MILVTGATGAVGREVAGLLAAAGPVRILARRPERLTVRGDGVEVVEGAYGDRPALDRALRGVNSVFLVTNSPSEPDDERVAGAAAAAGVRHLVKLSMMAVEEPGADDFITRRQRQNEEAVRESGIPWTFVRPRTFMSNTLSWAPGIRSTGVVRALYGDAPVACVDPRDVAAVAVAVLTGAGHEGRAYAVSGPEAITAREQTAQLSRVLGRPLRFEELGQDAARTALLVTYPQPVAEAFLESAERQRAGAKAAVVPTVQELTGRQARPYRTWAADHAGAFAAE from the coding sequence GTGATTCTCGTGACGGGTGCGACCGGAGCGGTGGGCCGTGAGGTCGCCGGACTGCTGGCTGCTGCCGGTCCCGTACGGATTCTCGCCCGCCGCCCGGAGCGTCTGACGGTACGGGGGGACGGGGTCGAGGTCGTCGAGGGGGCATACGGGGACCGCCCCGCCCTCGACCGGGCCCTGCGGGGCGTCAACTCGGTGTTCCTGGTGACGAACAGCCCCTCGGAGCCCGACGACGAGCGGGTCGCCGGGGCAGCCGCCGCGGCGGGCGTCCGCCACCTGGTCAAGCTCTCCATGATGGCGGTGGAGGAGCCGGGCGCCGACGACTTCATCACCCGGCGCCAGCGGCAGAACGAGGAGGCGGTCAGGGAGTCGGGGATTCCGTGGACGTTCGTCCGCCCCAGGACGTTCATGTCCAACACGCTGTCCTGGGCGCCCGGCATCCGCTCGACGGGAGTGGTACGCGCCCTGTACGGCGACGCCCCGGTCGCGTGCGTCGACCCCCGCGACGTCGCCGCGGTGGCCGTCGCCGTACTCACCGGTGCGGGCCACGAGGGCAGGGCCTACGCCGTCTCGGGCCCGGAGGCGATCACCGCGCGGGAGCAGACGGCTCAGCTCTCCCGGGTGCTGGGGCGGCCGCTGCGCTTCGAGGAACTGGGTCAGGACGCCGCACGCACGGCCCTGCTGGTGACATACCCGCAGCCCGTCGCGGAAGCCTTTCTGGAGAGCGCGGAGCGACAGCGGGCGGGTGCGAAGGCTGCTGTTGTGCCCACGGTCCAGGAGCTGACGGGGCGCCAGGCCCGGCCGTACCGCACCTGGGCGGCCGACCACGCGGGCGCGTTCGCGGCCGAATAG
- a CDS encoding LysR family transcriptional regulator ArgP: MMSELPLDQVRTLLAVVDEGTFDAAANALRLTPSAVSQRVKALEQRTGRVLLMRTKPVRPTESGEVVVRFARQLARLERDARTALGMSGPGEPTPLSIAVNSDSLATWFLPALRRVPRELDLAYELHREDQDHTAALLREGLVMAAVTSSPEAVTGCSVRRLGRMRYLPVASPSFADRWLGRPAGADVRELIGDAPVISFDRRDDLQDAFVRRLVPGARASARRHLVPTSEGFASAVAAGMGWGMVPDVQAEPLLRGGRLILLTPDHTVDVPLHWQQWKLDSPALATVAEAVAAEAAEALAGGGPIAPRPLRDRFA, from the coding sequence ATGATGTCCGAGCTTCCTCTCGACCAGGTGCGCACGCTGCTCGCCGTGGTCGACGAAGGCACGTTCGACGCGGCGGCGAACGCGCTGCGGCTGACACCGTCGGCGGTCAGCCAGCGGGTGAAGGCCCTGGAGCAGCGCACGGGCCGGGTGCTGCTGATGCGTACGAAGCCGGTGCGGCCCACCGAGTCCGGTGAGGTGGTGGTGCGTTTCGCCCGCCAGCTGGCCCGGCTGGAGCGCGACGCGCGGACGGCGCTCGGGATGTCGGGGCCGGGCGAGCCGACGCCCCTGTCGATCGCGGTGAACTCCGATTCCCTGGCGACGTGGTTCCTGCCCGCCCTGCGGCGCGTACCGCGGGAGCTGGACCTCGCCTACGAACTGCACCGGGAGGACCAGGACCATACGGCCGCTCTGCTGCGGGAGGGGCTGGTGATGGCCGCGGTGACCTCGTCGCCGGAGGCGGTGACGGGGTGCTCGGTGCGCAGGCTCGGCCGGATGCGTTATCTGCCGGTGGCCAGTCCCTCTTTCGCAGACCGGTGGCTGGGGAGGCCGGCGGGCGCCGATGTGCGCGAGCTGATCGGCGACGCCCCGGTGATCAGCTTCGACCGGCGCGACGATCTCCAGGACGCCTTCGTGCGCCGGCTGGTCCCCGGGGCCCGGGCGAGCGCCCGGCGTCATCTGGTGCCCACCTCGGAGGGGTTCGCGAGCGCGGTGGCGGCGGGCATGGGCTGGGGCATGGTGCCCGACGTCCAGGCGGAGCCGTTGCTGCGCGGCGGCCGGCTGATCCTGCTCACCCCGGACCACACCGTGGACGTACCCCTGCACTGGCAGCAGTGGAAGCTGGACTCGCCTGCTCTGGCGACCGTGGCGGAGGCGGTGGCGGCGGAGGCCGCCGAGGCGCTCGCGGGCGGAGGGCCGATTGCCCCTCGGCCCCTTCGAGATAGGTTTGCCTAA
- a CDS encoding AI-2E family transporter: MSSPLSSTKTAAALRTSARVSAELLLVLVAAAVALWVLGRMWSVVWPLIVGLFLTTLTWPLARFLRRHGWWPALAASVVTVFALLVGAGIVALIAVPVADQSGELADRVVAGIDKLREWAAGPPLNIGDDQITGALDSATDRLQDSVGSVVTTAVTGVSTVVNGVVTAVLALFLMFFFLKDGPRFLPWLTRQLPGRLATDLPEVASRSWDTLGAFVRSQAFVGLLDAVFIGLGLWILGVPLVLPLAVLTFVCAFVPIVGALFAGFVAVVIALVSNGPMDALIVLGIIVVVQQLEGNVFQPMIQSRGLGLHAAVVLLAVTLGGSLAGVVGSLLAVPVTAVLAVIWNYLREQLVEEPREPEPADLPEGSPAPS, from the coding sequence ATGTCTTCGCCATTGAGTTCGACGAAAACCGCGGCCGCTCTCCGCACGTCGGCACGGGTCTCCGCAGAGCTGTTGCTGGTCCTCGTGGCGGCGGCGGTCGCGTTGTGGGTGCTGGGCCGGATGTGGTCGGTCGTATGGCCGCTGATAGTCGGTCTGTTCCTCACCACGCTGACCTGGCCGCTCGCCCGCTTCCTGCGCCGGCACGGCTGGTGGCCGGCGCTGGCCGCGTCGGTGGTGACGGTGTTCGCCCTGCTCGTGGGGGCGGGCATCGTGGCCTTGATCGCGGTGCCGGTCGCGGACCAGTCCGGGGAGCTGGCCGACCGGGTGGTCGCGGGCATCGACAAACTCCGCGAGTGGGCGGCCGGTCCGCCGCTGAACATCGGCGACGACCAGATCACCGGCGCCCTCGACAGCGCGACCGACCGGCTCCAGGACAGCGTCGGCAGTGTCGTCACCACGGCCGTCACCGGGGTGAGCACCGTGGTCAACGGGGTGGTCACAGCGGTTCTGGCGCTCTTCCTGATGTTCTTCTTCCTCAAGGACGGCCCGCGCTTCCTGCCGTGGCTCACCCGTCAGCTTCCCGGCAGGCTCGCCACCGACCTCCCCGAGGTGGCCTCCCGCAGTTGGGACACCCTGGGCGCGTTCGTCCGGTCCCAGGCGTTCGTCGGTCTGCTGGACGCGGTCTTCATCGGACTCGGCCTGTGGATCCTCGGGGTGCCGTTGGTGCTGCCGCTGGCGGTCCTGACGTTCGTCTGCGCGTTCGTGCCGATCGTGGGGGCGCTGTTCGCCGGGTTCGTGGCGGTGGTCATCGCCCTGGTGTCGAACGGGCCGATGGACGCGCTGATCGTGCTGGGGATCATCGTCGTGGTGCAGCAGCTGGAGGGCAATGTCTTCCAGCCCATGATCCAGAGCCGGGGTCTCGGCCTGCACGCGGCGGTCGTGCTGCTCGCGGTGACGCTGGGCGGCAGCCTGGCCGGTGTGGTGGGGAGCCTGCTCGCCGTGCCGGTGACGGCGGTGCTCGCCGTGATCTGGAACTACCTCCGCGAGCAGCTCGTGGAGGAGCCGCGGGAGCCCGAGCCCGCGGATCTGCCCGAGGGTTCGCCCGCTCCGTCCTAG
- a CDS encoding NAD(P)-dependent alcohol dehydrogenase, whose product MTTVAAYAAPRAKAPLERTTIERRPVGEFDILIDIKFAGICHSDIHQARDGWGEGIFPMVPGHEIAGIVAETGSGVTRFKVGDRVGVGCMVDSCGQCDACLMGREQHCAEGNTQTYNALDRSGEPTYGGYSTHLVVTEKFAVSIPEGIALDEAAPLLCAGITTYSPLKRWGAGPGKKVAVVGLGGLGHMAVKIAHALGAEVTVLSQSLRKKDDGLKLGADHYYATSDPKTFEELAGTFDVILSTVSAPLDFGAYLGLLRTEGTLVNVGAPEEPISLNLFSLIMGNRSIAGSAIGGIKETQEMLDFCAVHGLGAEIEVIEASQVNEAYERVLASDVRYRFVIDTATI is encoded by the coding sequence ATGACCACCGTTGCCGCCTACGCCGCTCCCCGTGCCAAGGCCCCGCTGGAGCGCACCACGATCGAGCGTCGTCCGGTGGGCGAGTTCGACATCCTGATCGACATCAAGTTCGCCGGAATCTGCCACTCCGACATCCACCAGGCCCGCGACGGCTGGGGCGAGGGCATCTTCCCCATGGTGCCCGGCCACGAGATCGCCGGCATCGTCGCCGAGACCGGCTCCGGGGTCACCCGGTTCAAGGTCGGCGACCGCGTCGGCGTCGGCTGCATGGTCGACTCCTGCGGACAGTGCGACGCCTGCCTGATGGGCCGCGAGCAGCACTGCGCCGAGGGCAACACCCAGACGTACAACGCGCTCGACCGCAGCGGCGAGCCCACCTACGGCGGCTACTCGACGCACCTCGTCGTGACCGAGAAGTTCGCCGTCTCCATCCCCGAGGGCATCGCCCTCGACGAGGCCGCGCCGCTCCTGTGCGCGGGCATCACCACGTACTCCCCGCTCAAGCGCTGGGGCGCGGGCCCCGGCAAGAAGGTCGCCGTCGTCGGCCTCGGCGGGCTCGGCCACATGGCCGTCAAGATCGCGCACGCGCTCGGAGCCGAGGTCACCGTCCTCTCCCAGTCGCTGCGGAAGAAGGACGACGGCCTCAAGCTGGGCGCCGACCACTACTACGCGACCAGTGACCCCAAGACCTTCGAGGAGCTGGCCGGCACCTTCGACGTCATCCTCTCCACGGTCTCGGCCCCGCTGGACTTCGGCGCCTACCTCGGCCTGCTGCGCACCGAGGGCACCCTGGTCAACGTGGGCGCCCCCGAGGAGCCGATCTCGCTGAACCTCTTCTCCCTGATCATGGGCAACAGGTCGATCGCGGGTTCGGCGATCGGCGGGATCAAGGAGACCCAGGAGATGCTGGACTTCTGCGCCGTGCACGGACTCGGCGCGGAGATCGAGGTGATCGAGGCGAGCCAGGTCAACGAGGCGTACGAGCGGGTCCTCGCGAGCGATGTCCGCTACCGCTTCGTGATCGACACCGCGACCATCTGA
- a CDS encoding bifunctional 2-polyprenyl-6-hydroxyphenol methylase/3-demethylubiquinol 3-O-methyltransferase UbiG, which produces MADEIFVNPRLAALYDPLDPDRGDLAPYVRLAEEFGARRVLDIGCGTGVFALLLAERGIEVVGVDPARASVDVARAKPGGDRVRWICGDAAALPPLQVDLATMTANAAQEIVDPDDWQATLRGAYAALRPGGHLVFETRDPARRAWEAWNRETSHRVTEVPGVGPVETWVDVTEVAGPLVSFRWTYVFAADGEVLTSDSTLRFRERQEAEEDLRTAGFAVCEVRHAPDRPGREFVFIARRPDPAEFR; this is translated from the coding sequence ATGGCAGACGAGATCTTCGTGAACCCCCGACTGGCCGCCCTCTACGATCCGCTCGACCCGGATCGCGGCGACCTGGCCCCCTACGTCCGCCTCGCCGAGGAGTTCGGGGCGCGGCGGGTGCTGGATATCGGCTGCGGCACCGGCGTGTTCGCCCTGCTGCTGGCGGAACGGGGGATCGAGGTCGTCGGCGTCGACCCCGCACGGGCCTCGGTCGACGTGGCGCGCGCCAAGCCCGGCGGCGACCGGGTCCGCTGGATCTGCGGGGACGCCGCCGCCCTCCCGCCGCTCCAGGTGGACCTGGCGACCATGACAGCCAACGCCGCACAGGAGATCGTCGACCCGGACGACTGGCAGGCGACCCTGCGCGGCGCGTACGCGGCGCTGCGGCCCGGCGGGCATCTGGTCTTCGAGACACGGGACCCGGCCCGGCGTGCCTGGGAAGCATGGAACAGGGAGACTTCCCACCGCGTCACCGAGGTTCCCGGTGTCGGCCCCGTCGAGACCTGGGTCGACGTGACCGAGGTCGCCGGGCCGCTCGTCTCGTTCCGCTGGACCTATGTGTTCGCGGCCGACGGCGAGGTCCTCACCTCCGACTCCACCCTGCGTTTCCGTGAGCGTCAGGAGGCCGAGGAGGATCTGAGGACGGCCGGCTTCGCCGTGTGCGAGGTGCGCCACGCCCCCGACCGGCCGGGCCGGGAGTTCGTGTTCATCGCTCGTCGGCCGGACCCAGCCGAGTTCCGCTGA
- a CDS encoding ScbA/BarX family gamma-butyrolactone biosynthesis protein produces MVHPVGIDMVHRTRPEDAFPRNWVRLAHDRFSVAAVLPHDHPFFAPVFGDRHDPLLVAEAMRQAAMLAFHAGYGVPLGHHFLMADLDYVCHQDYLGVGGVPTEIDVEVFCSDLKWRSGLPVQGRVGWAVHRDGELAATGMGATRFTSPKVYRRMRGDAPAEGISIPEAAPVAAARAGRSRTEDVVLSDTGREGVWELRVDTRHPTLFQRPNDHVPGMLLLEAARQAACLAAGPGGIVPAEASTRFHRYAEFGSPCWISAVIQPEESEETVTVQVTGHQDGQPVFSTLLSGPRADG; encoded by the coding sequence ATGGTGCATCCCGTGGGGATCGACATGGTGCACCGGACCAGGCCGGAGGACGCCTTTCCGCGTAACTGGGTGCGTCTGGCGCACGATCGGTTCTCGGTGGCGGCAGTCCTGCCGCACGATCACCCGTTCTTCGCTCCGGTCTTCGGCGACCGGCACGACCCGCTGCTGGTCGCCGAAGCGATGCGCCAGGCGGCCATGCTCGCCTTCCACGCCGGCTACGGAGTTCCGCTCGGCCACCACTTCCTGATGGCGGACCTGGACTACGTATGCCACCAGGATTACCTGGGCGTCGGCGGGGTCCCCACCGAGATAGACGTCGAGGTGTTCTGCTCCGACCTGAAGTGGCGGAGCGGACTGCCCGTGCAGGGGCGCGTGGGCTGGGCGGTGCACCGGGACGGGGAGCTGGCGGCCACGGGGATGGGCGCGACCCGCTTCACCAGCCCCAAGGTGTACCGGCGGATGCGCGGCGACGCCCCCGCCGAGGGGATATCCATACCGGAGGCGGCGCCGGTCGCCGCCGCCCGTGCCGGCCGGAGCAGGACCGAGGACGTGGTCCTGTCGGACACCGGCCGCGAAGGCGTCTGGGAGCTGCGTGTGGACACCCGGCACCCGACGCTGTTCCAGCGCCCCAACGACCATGTCCCGGGCATGCTGCTGCTGGAGGCCGCCCGTCAGGCGGCCTGCCTCGCGGCGGGGCCCGGCGGCATCGTCCCGGCGGAGGCGAGCACCCGGTTCCACCGGTACGCCGAGTTCGGCAGCCCGTGCTGGATCAGCGCGGTGATCCAGCCGGAAGAGTCCGAGGAGACGGTGACGGTCCAGGTCACAGGCCATCAGGACGGCCAACCGGTGTTCTCCACACTCCTGTCCGGCCCGCGGGCCGACGGCTGA
- a CDS encoding helix-turn-helix domain-containing protein: MDDQPEAAAPEPLDRRAELSEFLRTRRAKLQPQDVGLPDFGRHRRVPGLRREELAQLAGVSVAYYTRLEQGNGRNVSAEVLDAIARALRLTDAEHAHLTHLARPARHKKKRRPARVQRVRTGLLYLLDSMDGIPAYVTGARSDILAWNAMAAAVFGDWGALPPGERNWARLVFLSPAYRDLFVNWDSKASDMVSYLRLYAGCHPDDPELSALVGELSVKSDEFRRLWATHNVKEKGHGVKLVRHPLAGDLTLSYETLNLPDDEEQHLVTYHAEPGSESAQALRLLASWGSDAAGADAISGTRLGPADER, encoded by the coding sequence ATGGACGATCAGCCGGAGGCCGCCGCTCCCGAGCCGCTGGACCGGCGGGCCGAACTCAGTGAGTTCCTGCGCACCCGCAGGGCGAAGCTCCAGCCGCAGGACGTGGGGTTGCCGGACTTCGGCCGGCACCGCCGGGTGCCGGGTCTGCGCCGGGAGGAGCTGGCGCAGCTGGCCGGGGTCTCCGTGGCGTACTACACGCGCCTGGAGCAGGGCAACGGGCGCAATGTGTCGGCGGAGGTGCTGGACGCGATCGCGCGTGCGCTGCGGCTCACCGACGCCGAGCACGCGCATCTGACCCATCTGGCGAGGCCGGCGCGGCACAAGAAGAAGCGCCGCCCGGCCCGGGTGCAGCGGGTGCGGACCGGGCTGCTGTATCTGCTCGACAGCATGGACGGGATCCCGGCCTACGTGACCGGGGCGCGCTCGGACATCCTGGCCTGGAATGCGATGGCGGCCGCGGTGTTCGGCGACTGGGGGGCGCTGCCGCCGGGCGAGCGGAACTGGGCACGTCTGGTGTTCCTCTCCCCCGCCTACCGGGACCTGTTCGTGAACTGGGACTCCAAGGCCTCGGACATGGTCAGCTATCTGCGGCTGTACGCGGGCTGTCACCCCGACGACCCGGAGCTGTCCGCGCTGGTCGGCGAACTCTCGGTCAAGAGCGACGAGTTCCGGCGGTTGTGGGCCACGCACAACGTCAAGGAGAAGGGGCACGGCGTCAAGCTGGTCCGGCATCCGCTCGCCGGGGACCTGACCTTGTCGTACGAGACGCTGAACCTCCCGGACGACGAGGAACAGCATCTGGTGACCTATCACGCGGAGCCGGGTTCGGAGTCGGCCCAGGCCCTGCGCCTGCTGGCGAGCTGGGGATCCGACGCCGCCGGGGCGGACGCGATCAGCGGAACTCGGCTGGGTCCGGCCGACGAGCGATGA
- a CDS encoding ScbR family autoregulator-binding transcription factor: MAKQDRAIRTRQAILMAAAQAFEKYGYQAATITEILKSADVTKGALYFHFPSKEDLALGVLDAQEPPQTVPEHSLKLQELIDLGMLFSHRLQTSLLARAGVRLSMDQQAQGLDRRGPFLRWQEATHHLLAQAKDNGELLPHVNPTETADLYVAAFTGTQAVSQTLTNYQDLQRRHITLQQHILPSIAAPSILTALDLTPARAERLGRLDPED; the protein is encoded by the coding sequence ATGGCCAAGCAGGACCGGGCGATCCGCACCCGCCAGGCAATCCTGATGGCAGCGGCGCAGGCTTTCGAGAAATACGGTTATCAAGCCGCGACAATCACTGAAATACTGAAAAGCGCCGACGTCACGAAAGGCGCTCTCTACTTTCATTTCCCGTCCAAGGAAGATCTCGCGCTCGGTGTTCTCGACGCCCAGGAGCCGCCGCAGACCGTTCCGGAGCACTCCCTCAAACTCCAGGAACTCATCGACCTGGGGATGCTGTTCAGCCACCGCCTGCAGACCAGTCTCCTCGCCCGGGCGGGCGTGCGCCTCTCCATGGACCAGCAGGCGCAGGGCCTCGACCGCAGGGGGCCTTTCCTCCGCTGGCAGGAAGCCACCCACCACCTCCTCGCGCAGGCCAAAGACAACGGTGAGCTGCTCCCCCACGTCAACCCCACCGAGACGGCGGACCTGTACGTGGCCGCCTTCACGGGCACCCAGGCCGTGTCCCAGACTCTCACCAACTACCAGGATCTGCAGCGCCGCCACATCACGCTGCAGCAGCACATCCTCCCCAGCATCGCCGCGCCCTCCATCCTCACCGCGCTCGATCTGACCCCCGCGCGCGCCGAACGCCTCGGCCGCCTGGACCCGGAGGACTGA
- a CDS encoding LysE/ArgO family amino acid transporter yields MTNALTTAATGFGTGLSLIVAIGAQNALVLRQGVRRDGVLAVVGICALSDALLITLGVAGVGAVVVAWPSALTAAGLLGGLFLIGYGLLAARRVLRPSALHAGDAPAASRRGIVLTCLAMTWLNPHVYLDTVFLLGSVAADQGPSRWTFGLGAILASLCWFAALGYGARLLSRVLARPSAWRVLDGLVAVMMIGLGTKLALGA; encoded by the coding sequence ATGACGAACGCCCTGACCACCGCGGCCACCGGATTCGGTACCGGCCTCTCCCTCATCGTCGCCATCGGCGCCCAGAACGCCCTGGTGCTGCGCCAGGGGGTCCGCCGGGACGGCGTGCTCGCGGTGGTCGGTATCTGCGCCCTGTCCGACGCGTTGCTCATCACGCTGGGGGTCGCCGGCGTGGGAGCGGTCGTCGTCGCCTGGCCTTCGGCGCTGACCGCCGCAGGCCTGCTCGGCGGCCTGTTCCTGATCGGCTACGGGCTGCTCGCCGCACGCCGCGTGCTGCGCCCGTCCGCCCTGCACGCGGGGGACGCCCCGGCCGCCTCGCGCCGGGGCATCGTGCTGACCTGCCTGGCGATGACCTGGCTCAACCCGCACGTGTACCTCGACACCGTGTTCCTGCTGGGGTCCGTCGCCGCCGATCAGGGCCCCTCGCGCTGGACCTTCGGCCTCGGCGCGATCCTCGCCAGCCTGTGCTGGTTCGCGGCGCTCGGCTACGGCGCCCGGCTGCTGAGCCGAGTCCTCGCGCGGCCCTCCGCGTGGCGGGTGCTGGACGGCCTGGTCGCGGTGATGATGATCGGCCTCGGCACGAAACTGGCGCTGGGCGCCTGA
- a CDS encoding ScbR family autoregulator-binding transcription factor — protein sequence MTKQERATRTRQALIRSAAVVFEQHGYAQARLVLISSGAGVSTGALHFHFENKAAVAEAVVAEASRGLRDMSAVIRRRTDTALQALVDTSHALVERLRGDPVSRAGFRLSCDGERAAAPDLRMEWHHRVRELLDEAAAAGTLADDIAREDAAAATVAVTAGFEVLGRHDADWLSPYRLTGFWQLLLPRLATPETLVRVDPSGTATVPTARGPALAGPAAGGADAPAEATAVAAEAN from the coding sequence ATGACCAAACAGGAGCGCGCCACCCGGACCCGCCAGGCGCTCATCCGCTCCGCCGCCGTCGTTTTCGAACAGCACGGCTATGCCCAGGCACGGCTGGTGCTGATCAGCTCCGGCGCGGGCGTCAGCACGGGCGCGCTGCACTTCCACTTCGAGAACAAGGCCGCGGTCGCGGAAGCCGTGGTGGCGGAGGCGTCCCGAGGGCTGCGCGACATGTCCGCCGTGATCCGGCGCAGGACGGACACCGCCCTGCAGGCACTCGTCGACACCTCGCACGCCCTCGTGGAACGGCTGCGCGGAGACCCGGTGAGCCGGGCCGGATTCCGGCTGAGCTGCGACGGTGAGCGTGCCGCCGCGCCGGACCTTCGGATGGAGTGGCACCACCGTGTGCGGGAACTGCTGGACGAGGCGGCCGCCGCAGGAACACTCGCCGACGACATCGCCCGCGAGGACGCGGCAGCCGCGACCGTCGCCGTGACGGCGGGGTTCGAGGTGCTCGGCCGCCACGATGCCGATTGGCTGTCCCCGTACCGGCTCACCGGTTTCTGGCAGTTGCTGCTGCCCCGGCTCGCCACCCCGGAGACGCTCGTACGCGTGGACCCGTCCGGCACGGCCACGGTGCCGACGGCCCGAGGACCCGCGCTCGCGGGACCTGCCGCGGGCGGGGCAGACGCGCCGGCCGAGGCGACAGCGGTGGCGGCCGAGGCCAACTGA
- a CDS encoding GlxA family transcriptional regulator translates to MGNVHRVAVLALDGVYPFELGIPSRVLGAADGRYSVVTCTVDGRPVRTNADFSVTVEHGPAVLATADTLVIPPFDTSLLTREAPADAVAALAAVRPGTRIVSICTGAFLLASAGLLEGRRATTHWALAELFRSWYPRVRLDPDVLFVDDGDVLTSAGAASGVDVCLHLVRADHGSEVANRVARLCVVPPWRDGGQAQYIEQPVPAPAGNGTAATRDWALRNLHEPLSLASLADHARMSLRTFVRRFNEEVGMSPGRWIVQQRVDRARHLLESTDLAVDEIAGRVGFATGASLRQHLHAAIGVTPLAYRRTFRGAVLAVGQS, encoded by the coding sequence ATGGGAAACGTGCACCGCGTCGCCGTACTCGCCCTGGACGGGGTGTATCCGTTCGAACTCGGCATCCCGAGCCGCGTCCTCGGCGCGGCCGACGGCCGCTACTCCGTCGTGACGTGCACGGTGGACGGACGGCCGGTGCGCACCAACGCCGACTTCTCGGTCACCGTCGAGCACGGCCCGGCGGTACTGGCGACGGCGGACACCCTCGTCATCCCGCCCTTCGACACCTCCCTCCTCACCCGTGAGGCGCCCGCGGACGCCGTCGCGGCGCTCGCCGCCGTACGCCCCGGCACCCGCATCGTGTCCATCTGTACCGGTGCCTTCCTCCTCGCGTCGGCCGGACTGCTGGAGGGCCGGCGCGCCACCACCCACTGGGCGCTCGCGGAGCTCTTCCGGTCCTGGTACCCCCGGGTGCGGCTGGACCCGGACGTCCTCTTCGTCGACGACGGGGACGTGCTGACCTCGGCCGGTGCGGCGTCCGGCGTCGATGTGTGCCTGCACCTCGTCCGCGCGGACCACGGCAGCGAGGTCGCCAACCGGGTCGCCCGGCTCTGCGTCGTACCGCCGTGGCGCGACGGGGGACAGGCCCAGTACATCGAGCAGCCCGTACCCGCTCCCGCGGGGAACGGCACCGCCGCGACCCGCGACTGGGCGCTGCGCAACCTCCATGAACCGCTGAGCCTGGCAAGCCTCGCCGACCACGCCCGGATGAGCCTGCGCACCTTCGTCCGACGCTTCAACGAGGAGGTCGGCATGAGCCCGGGCCGATGGATCGTCCAGCAGCGGGTCGACCGGGCCAGGCACCTCCTGGAGTCCACGGACCTGGCGGTGGACGAGATCGCCGGCCGGGTCGGCTTCGCCACCGGAGCGTCGCTGCGCCAGCACCTGCACGCCGCCATCGGCGTCACTCCACTGGCCTACCGGCGTACGTTTCGCGGCGCGGTCCTCGCGGTCGGGCAGTCGTAG
- a CDS encoding NADP-dependent oxidoreductase, whose amino-acid sequence MRAISQSVYGGPEVLEEVRLPRPVAGPSQIVVAVRAAGVNPTDWKHRGQALFLDRLPLVLGWDVSGVVESVGFGVTLFKPGDEVFGMLPYPYGVGSHAEFAVGPARAFAHKPEGVDHVQAGALPLAALTARQALVDTADVRPGQRVLIHAAAGGVGHLAVQIAKSLGAYVIGTASAAKHDFVRGLGADEVVDYRTVDFGEVVSDVDMVLDPLAGGTRARSLDVLRPGGTLVSLLPGGDPAEAAKAAAREIRVENLLVEADHAGMTAIADLVRAGELRAHVEAAFPLAEAAKAHALGETGRTTGKLVLVVS is encoded by the coding sequence ATGCGCGCCATCAGCCAGAGCGTCTACGGAGGTCCCGAGGTACTGGAGGAGGTCCGGCTCCCCCGGCCCGTGGCGGGACCGAGTCAGATCGTGGTCGCCGTCCGGGCGGCCGGAGTGAACCCCACGGACTGGAAGCACCGGGGCCAGGCGCTGTTCCTGGACCGGCTGCCGCTCGTCCTGGGCTGGGACGTGTCCGGCGTCGTCGAGTCGGTGGGCTTCGGGGTGACCCTCTTCAAGCCGGGCGACGAGGTGTTCGGCATGCTGCCCTACCCGTACGGCGTCGGCTCCCACGCCGAGTTCGCGGTCGGCCCGGCCCGCGCCTTCGCCCACAAGCCCGAGGGCGTCGACCACGTCCAGGCGGGCGCCCTCCCGCTCGCCGCGCTCACCGCCCGCCAGGCCCTCGTCGACACGGCGGACGTCCGCCCCGGGCAGCGGGTCCTCATCCACGCCGCCGCCGGCGGGGTCGGCCACCTCGCCGTACAGATCGCCAAGTCGCTGGGGGCGTACGTCATCGGCACCGCGAGCGCCGCCAAGCACGACTTCGTGCGCGGGCTCGGGGCGGACGAGGTCGTCGACTACCGCACCGTGGACTTCGGGGAGGTGGTGAGCGATGTCGACATGGTGCTCGACCCGCTCGCGGGCGGGACGCGGGCGCGTTCGCTCGATGTCCTGCGCCCGGGAGGCACGCTCGTGTCGCTGCTGCCGGGCGGCGACCCGGCGGAGGCGGCGAAGGCCGCCGCACGGGAGATCCGGGTGGAGAACCTGCTGGTGGAGGCCGATCACGCGGGCATGACGGCCATCGCCGACCTGGTCCGGGCCGGCGAGCTGCGCGCCCATGTCGAGGCGGCCTTCCCGTTGGCCGAGGCGGCGAAGGCGCACGCGCTCGGCGAGACGGGCCGCACCACCGGCAAGCTCGTCCTCGTGGTGTCGTAG